From the candidate division WOR-3 bacterium genome, the window TTATGTTTCCTTAAAAACCGGTAAAACAAACTTTCGTTTATGCGGCGCACAATTATATCAAGATAATTTCCCAGGACTGAAACAAGAATCCCGATAAGGAAAACTATTATCAAATTTGGTTCATTTTGAGTTGAATCCCTTAATAAAAAATACGAACCACAACCCGCAATCCCTGCCGCCTGGGCATCAGGAGGCACATCCTTTCCTATTGGTAGATTAGCAAGGAAGACCATCTGAAATAATGCCCCTATGAATATACCAATTTGAACATCTCCACACAATGCACCGATTATTGCCCCGGCAACAATCGGCTGAGATACACCAAATTCACCAACTGCATACTTATCGAGAAGAATTAGTGCCCCGAGGAGAGTCAGTAAAATAACAGTCATAACTCTATTTTTATCGCCGGTGGTTTTGAAAAAATCAACAGCATTGAAAATCCCTGGAATATTTTTTCAAATCCTGATTCGCTTGAAGAGATTGTCTCAATCGGATATGTAAGTAGAATGAATTTTTCTGAAGCATTGAATTTTATTGGGTTCAAATCTTTGCCCTGAATAGTGAAGTAATCAATATCAGAAATTTCCTGTAGTTCGTATAGGCTGTATTTATCGTTTACCTTCAAATCCGGGTTAAAAATACCCATTGAAAATTCCACACCCAAATTTTTTACCCAACCTTCGTATTTCAATTGTATAATTGCTCTCTGCTCATCAACCTTTATAGTCTTCTTTAGATTCAAACTTTCGTTAGACAAAATAATCTCAAATGTCTTGCATTCTGTGAGCTGGTAGGTAACAATTTCTCCGAAATTTTTTTGGTAGTAAAAATCTTCTTTTGTCGGCATCTCTTTAATATTATGGTCAATACCAAATGCCCTTTCATATTTATCGTATACGAGATACTTATCAAGGTCCTTCCCTTTTGACCGGACAACCTCGTGGATTGATCTTACCTCTCCTTCATCCCTTGATTGTGGAATCAATTCATGATATTTTTCTCTTCGTCTTGTTATGTAATTAGTTAAATTTTTAAGCCTTTTGCGGTCATCAATCTCAATTAGACTTCCCGTGTCGGGCTTTATTATACAGAAAAGGGCGTGGGTGCTCAAAATAATCTCTTCTTTGCCATCAACATCAAAATCTAATTTTTCCAAACCAACCTTGACATTATGGGATTCTGCTTCAATAAGGTTTTTATAAACTGCTTCTCTTAAATGAGGAAGATAGAGACCACCGAATATTCCATGCCAGTAAGCACAGGAACACTGACCACGCCACAGGCTTAATTTTGCATCAATATCATCTTTTATATTTTTTGATACATAGAGCATTCTTTTATGCATTAAGTTTGCCTCGGAATAACGACTCAGAAAATTTTTAAAATATCCGCCGTGTATTAAATGATAAAATCTCTGGTCAACATTTCTTTTTAACTCAACATAATTTTTGCCCGCCTTCAATGGTAAAACCCATTCGCCCATTTCTTCGTAAGATGCTGTGGGTATATAAATCCTTCCGGCGGGTAGTTCTTTCTTAATAATATCTCTCAAATGTACAGTCTCAACACTATCTTCGTTGCTGAGAAAATCTAAAAATTTTTCCAGCCATTGTTCTTTATACACCCAGTTATATGTCCCGGGCCAGACCCCGAATTTTTCGCCATCATCACCCAGAACTTTCAATATACAATTTTCTGCATTCCCTGCTTCTTTTAAATAATTTTTTACCTCATCTACCGGGTGGAAAGGAATCAAATATCTTAATTTCATAGATATAGGAAACAACCTCAAAACTTTACCATTATCCTCGGTGATAAAATATGATTTCAAATCTTCTTCACTCAAACCTGCATAGAGAAAATGTGTATCATCAAGTAAAGTATAATCAATACCAGCATCAACAAGTAGTGGTATCAATCCTGGTTCCCAGACTCTCTCGGTCAACCACAATCCAGAAGTTTCCACACCGAGTAATTTATAAATATAATCCTTAAAATATTTAATCTGTTCAACAACATCCTTAGACGGTATCAACGAGAGAATTGGCTCACTGTAAGCTGAAACAAGAATCTCAGCTTGATTTTTGTTCAATGCTTCTCTTAAATAATCAAAATATTCTGGATGATTTTTTATCAACCACTCGCACAAACTACCTGAATTGTGAATACCAAATTTAACCTTTGGATATTTTAAGAGTGTCTTTATCAATGGCAAATAAGAATGCTCGTAGGCAAATTGAAAAACCTGGTCAAAATTACCTACGGGTTGATGATTATGAATATATAATGCAAGTCTTATCATTTACACTCCTGTCAATTTTTTCATTACATCAACGGGCTGGGAATTGGGAAGCTGTTTACCCACTATTTTTATGCCCATTTCATGTATCTTAACTAAAAATTCAATATCTTCGGGCGTAAGGTATATGTAAGGTACAATCGACCTTGCGCCTTCACGATAACCTAATCCACCGATATAAATCTCATTCACTTTAAGGTCATTCTTAACAAGGTTATAGGCATCAACCGGTTTCTCAACCACAACCATAATCCGTTTTTTGTCAACCCCATCCTTTAGGTATTGAACGCAACCTTCAATATCATAACAATGGAAAGATATATTCTCAGGCACTGCAAGCCTATAAGCATTACAAACCCAGGCATCCTTGCTTATTGTATCCGACGCAATTATCAATTCTTCAATACCTAATGGCCTTGCCCATCCTGCGACAACCTGTCCATGTATCAAACGATCATCAATTCGCAATATAAACATATCAATCCCAGAATTCCCATTTTATTTCCATCCCGAACTTACGTGTCATATCAGGAAAATCTTCAGGTCTTACATTTGTTGCATTATCAAGGAACATATTTAGATTTAGAGTCAAAAACTTCCAATTTAGACCCGGCGAAATCATAAAGAATGGTTCATAATAATTACCTGTTTGTTCATATCTTGCACTAACAAAAGTAAATCTGGTATATATATCAACAATAGAACGCTCGGTCTTTCTCTGCCAGTTCAAACTGAATTTTGTAAAAAAGTCAGGAAAATCTAATGGAATATCACTATACATCAGATAATTAAATACAACCGTTGAGGAAAATCCACTTATACTCGGAGAGACAAGTATACCTTCAATACCTGAAATTTGATTATCAATATTAACCACCGAATAAGTTCCAACATTTACAGGTTGATATATTATTTGATTTCTGATACACGCATTATAAACACTGATAATAGAACTTTTGAAGTTTACACCCATTTCCTTATGAAAATGGGTCTCATCTTTTATATCTAAATTGCCTGTAATGTTCACGGACCTATTAAAAAATTTCTCATTACCATATTTGGATATAAAATCAGCCCTTTTGTTAAATAACGCGGTCCTCATAAATATTTTTGTATCATTTAAAATCTGGAAATTTATTCTGCCTGCTGGCGCAAAATAGATTTTATCCATTACATACTCCAGATTATAACCAATCCCGATAATAATATTATTAAATTTATAACTCGTATTCTGAGAAAATCCTATGCCATTATTTTTAATTTTACCAGGGGTGAATTGACTCGTCAAAGCAGTTAATTCAAAGATATTTTCAAAATTACCCTTATTAAATAAAAGTTTATGTTGTGTGCCATAGGTTAAAACCTGATTTTGGACCGAATCGTTATAAAATTTACTCAAAGTCCGATATATCATAAATTTATAAAAATCCTTCCCAGCAGTCAATGCGATATCACTGAAATTTGAATTTATTATTGTATCATAAGAGTTGCCTGTTATGATAAGGTCAAGGCGTATCGGAACAAATTGATTGTAGTAAAAATTACCATATCCCCCATTTCCGCGAAGATAGCGGTGTTCTGAAATTTTATAATGGCGTGAATAAACCCCGCCAAGATAGAATCCTGCTGAATTCGTAATGGCTCGGGTAAAATCAATATTATAGATTGTGTTGGGACCGAATAGAGCAAAATATAAATAAGAATAGGGCTGGCTGTATCTATCAATTTTTGTATTTAAGTCAATGGCATCCACACTTGAATTAAAATATTTTTTAATAAATATAGCAGATTCTATAAAATTTATGGGGAAGATTGCAAAATTAAATTCTTTGAAAAAATATTGGTCAATATAATGGGAATTGATTAAAACATTAGATGGATAATAACCCAACAAACCAGCTGTATAGTTTTTTTCTTTCAACAAATAAGTAGAATAATAAAATATATCGGAAAAATTAGATAAAAAAATAATGGGCTTAACGACCCGTAAATGATTTAAAGTACTGTCAAGAAACCCTGTATTGCTATAATTAATTATTCTGGGTATTTCATATCGGACGGTTTTAACTGAATCAATTTGTGTCGTATCCGAATTAAGATTATTAGTTAATAGAAAAAATAAGCACAAAAACACGGGTGATTATAGGATAAAATAACCATTTTGTCAAGATTTATAAATTAGTAATGGGATATTTTGATTTTATCGCGTTAAATAACCTTTTTTAATAAATCTACAAATCTATCCAGTTCTTCTTTTGTTCTCTTTTCTGTTACTGCAATCAGTAGTTGGTTCTGTAAATTTTTATTAAATATTGATAAAGGCACACCCGCAAAAATCTTGTATTCTAAAAGTTTATCAACAATCTCCCGGGCGTTTTTATCGGTTTGAATAACAAACTCTTTAAAAAATTCTCTATTATAAACTGTCCTAATGCCTTTTATTTCTCTTAAACGGTCATAAAGATAATGGCTCTTTGCAAGACACTGATTTCCAATCTCCACAATTCCCTGTTTACCAAGCGAGCACAAAAATATCAGTGAACTCAATGCACATAATGCCTCATTCGTACATATATTGGAAGTTGCCTTTTCTCTTCTAATATGTTGTTCACGGGTCTGGAGTGTAAGAACAAATCCTCTCTTCCCTTCTATATCCACAGTCTCACCAACGACCCTGCCGGGCATAAAACGCACAAATTCCATCTTTGTGGCAAATATTCCAAGCAATGGTCCACCAAAACCCTGGGCTATACCCAGTCCCTGTCCCTCACCGACCGCAATATCCGCATTATAATCACCGGGTGGAGAGATAATGCCAAGCGACAAAGGATCCACCACACTTATGAATAAAGCACCTTTTTTATGTGCCAGTTCAGATATTTCTTGTGGAGATTCAAGAATGCCATAAAAATTTGGAATTTGTATCGCCACACAGGCAGTATTTTCGTCAATGAGATTTCTCAAGGTATCAATGTCGGTAACCCCATCTTTTTGGGGGGCGATTATTATCTCCACGCCACATTCTTTTGTATAAGTTCCTACCACCTTTTGGTAAAATGGATGGATGAGTGCTGATAGAATTATCTTCTTTCTGTTATTAATGGAACATGCCATATGACAGGCTTCGGCAAGGGCAGAACCGCCATCATACATTGAGGCATTCGCAACTTCCATCTTCGTCAATTCACATACGACACTCTGATATTCAAATATCGTCTGGAGTGTCCCTTGTGAGACTTCCGCCTGATAAGGGGTATATGCAGTGTAAAACTCACTCCTTGAGATTATACTATCAACAATTGCTGGAATATAATGGTCATACACACCAGCGCCGAGGAAAGATATAAAATCAAATGTATTATAGTTCATTCCTGCAAGAGAATGTAGTATCCTACGAACTTCAATTTCAGATACCTCAGACGGCAATCCAATCTTACCTTTAAACTGTATTTCAGGAGGAATAATTCTGTTAATTAGTTCTTCAAAAGAACCGACCCCAAGCCGGTTCAATATTTTTTTCTCATCCTCAGGTGTTAATGGTAGATAATGCATTAGTGTCCTGCAATCAATTCTTTATATTGTTCTGCTGAAAGAAGGCTATCTAATTCAGCAGGATTATTTATCTTTATCTTGTATATCCATCCCTCATTATAAGGATCTCGGTTTATTATTGCGGGTTCTTTTATTACTTTTTCATTTACCTCTATGACTTCACCACTGACTGGAGCAAAAAGGTCGCTCACAGCCTTAACCGCCTCGATCGTCCCGATTGCTTCACCCGCCTTTATTTGTGTTCCTACTTTTGGGGGTTCCACCATAACAATATCCGAGAGTTCAGACTGGGCATAATCAGTAATACCAGTAATTGCCACATTGCCTTCAATCTTTGCCCATTCATGTTCTCTCGTATATTTCAATCCTTCAATGATGTTTGCCATTTAACCTCCTTATTTGTGCGTTCCCTTTTTATAAAACGGACCTTTTATCACTTCAACAGGGATTGGTTCTTTCGCCATTACAAAAAATTTTGTTCCCGGTTCAGAATATGTGGTCCCTACATATCCCATTCCAATACCTTTTTTAAGAGATGGTGAAAAGGTTCCAGATGTTACGAAACCTATTTCATTATCATTGGTATAAATCTTCTGATGAGGCCGGGGAATCCCCTTTTCAATAACCTCAAATCCCACGAGTTTCCTCTTTAATCCGGATTCTTTGATCTTAATCAACGCATCCCTGCCAATGAAATCTCCCTTGTCAAACTTAACAATCCATCCTAACCCTGCTTCAAGTGGATTTGTTGTTTTATCAATATCATTACCATAAAGACAATATCTCATTTCAAATCTCAGGGTATCCCTTGCCCCGAGTCCGACCGGTTTTACATTAAATTCTTTTCCGGCGTCAAATACAATATCCCAAATTTTTAATCCATCATTTGCTGACATATAAATTTCAAAGCCATCTTCACCCGTATAACCGGTTCGGGAGAGCAAAATACTAATGCCTCTAATCTTCGTCTCAGCTGCCCAGTAATATTTCAATTCAGAAAGGTTAAAATCCACAATCTTCTGGAGTAATAATTCTGACTTCGGTCCCTGGATTGCAAGCTGTCCTATATTATCGCTTAAATTTTTTATTTCCACATTAAATTTTTTATTCTGCAAAATCCATTGATAATCCTTTTCTGTATTGGCCGCATTCACAACGAGTAAGATCCGGTCTTTAAGATTATAAACTAAAAGGTCATCCACAATTCCTGCATCTTGATATAACATTGCTGAATATTGGACTTGATTCAAAGCAAGTCTGGATACATCGTTGGTAGTGATATAATTAACAAACTGAAGCCTATCAGGACCCGTAATTTCTATTTCTCCCATATGAGAGACATCAAACACACCGACTCCTGTTCGTACAGTCTCATGCTCAGGAATAATACCCTCAAACTGTATGGGCATAAAAAAACCAGCAAATTCAACTATTTTGCCATTATATTGTAAATGTTTTTCATAAAAAGGAGTTTTCTTTGCCATTGGAAATTATATCTAAAAAATTCGTTATGTCAATATAAAATTCTATAATTCACTTCTTCCTTCAAATGCCCTAAGGATTGTAGTGCCATCTGCAAGTCCGAGGTCGCTTCCAGTTGGAAGCCCCCGTGCAATCCTCGTGACCTTTATATTCAGTGGTTTAAGTAATTTTGCGATATAAAGTGCTGTCACATCCCCTTCGGTTGTGGGATTTGTTGCTATGATAATTTCGTTAACCTTTTGTTTCTGTATCCTTTCTAACAGACTTTTTATCCTTAAATCTTCAGGTCCAACATTATCAATCGGTGATATCACACCATGCAAAATATGGTATAAACCTTTATATTCGCCAATCTTTTCTATAACCATCACATCCGCAGGTTGTTCAACAACACAAATTGTTTCTCCGTTACGATTGGGAGCAGAACATATCTCACAAGGGTCAGTCTCACCAAGGTTATGACAGATTGAACACTCCTTTAATTCAAGCCTTGCTTTTAAGATCGCATCAGCCAATTCTTTGACACGAGAGACATCCATTTTCTGAAGAAAAAAAGCAAGACGCTGGGCAGTCTTTTTTCCAATTCCCGGGAGCCATTGGAGTTTTTCAATCAAGTCATCCAATAAAGGCATATTCCATTTTAGCCAGAAATTTACATAAGTCAATGCCCTGGAATAATAACAATTGGTTAAATGATTAAAAGGCTAAATATTCCAACAAAATGTTGAAATTACGAAAAAAATGAGTAGAATAATAATTGTGAAACTGCTTTTTATTGGTGATATAATCGGGGAACCAGGTAGAAAGAAAGTCGTCCAATCACTACCTGCATTAATAAAAAAAGAAGACATATCTTTCACTATAGCCCAGGGAGAAAATCTTGCTGGTGGGATAGGAATAACTGAGAATACTGCGAAGGAAATCCTCAATTGTGGTGTTGATTGTATTACAACCGGGAACCATATCTGGAAATACAAGGAAATATTCAAATACCTTAATTCAGAAACAAGAATTTTAAGACCCGCAAATTATCCTGAGGGCGTTCCCGGGAAAGGATATAATATTTTTGAAAAAATGGGCACCAAGATTGGCGTTATAAATCTTGAAGGAAGGGTATTTATGAGACCGCTTGAAGACCCCTTCCGAACGGGCAAAAGAATTATAGAAGAGATACAAAAACAAACAAAAAATATCTTCATTGATTTCCACGCTGAAGCAACGAGTGAGAAAAGGGCACTTGCACTCTATCTATGTGATTATGTAACAGGTATAATCGGCACCCATACCCATATTCAAACTGCAGACGAACAGATTATTGATAATAAGTGCGCTTATATAACTGATGCGGGTATGGTGGGCTCAAGCGATTCCATAATCGGAGTAAACAAAGAAGAAATAATAAAGTTTTTTCTATTCCAGTTGCCACAAAAGTTTAAAGTTGCAAAGGGCAATATCCTCGGAAATGGAGTCATAATCAATTTTGACGAAACGACTGGCATAGCCAAAGAGATAAAACGCTTAATATTTTGAGGTTATAAATCCAAATTATAATTACATTAAAAGATAATATATTATACTTTTGTGCAATATAATACTATAAATCGCCAAAAAATTATTTCAAATTCCGAGACTTAAGTCTAAAAGAATGGGCATAAAAATTGCCTAATAAAGTTATTAGAAAAAGGAGAGAACAATGAAAAGAATAACTTTATTAATTACTTTGCCAATCATTATTTCTCTGGCAGGAAGGTTGGGAATTGGATTGAGTGGTTTTGGTGAATATGACCAAAATTATACTCTTAAAAACTATGAATCTTTTGATAAAATGAACTACACTGCGGAATTCCATTTATCCGCTGAAGCCCTACCCTTTATGTTTATTGAACCTTCTGCTTTGGTGGTAAACGATGCGTTTACAAATAAAATGGTTCCCGGTATCGGACTAAGAATTAATGTTGCCCCAAGGCTTGGTAAATTCTTTCTTGCGCCTTTCTTCGGGGTAGAAGGCAGTATATTATTCTATAATCCAGCAATGGAACTAAAAGATGCTGCATATAACCAGCGATTGGAAGAATATTTTGAAGGTTCGTCACCAAAGGCAACCGGGATCGGATATGGTGGTTTATCTATATTTTTGAGCAGTTCTGTTTCGCTTGATTGCCATTACCGATACCTTTATCTTGCAAAAGGGGTTGGGATTGAAATGGTAGGTGCTGGTTTGACTTGTTACATCAACTGGTAACTGAATTATTTTCCAGTCTTGATTTACTCTGCATTTCTGCCTTCTTCAAATTTCCTTTTGTCAAGAATCCGAGGATTATGACAAGAACTATCACAAGAAGAGCCAGAACCGTCTTTGTAAACAATAGAAAATCAAAGAATCCATGTGTTAGAATTGCATAAAATACCCCGAGAAATATATACCTTTTCTCTTTTAATTTATCCAATTTTGCCATTCCAATATAATAACCCATCAACGCACCAAAGAATGCGTGCCCCGGAACTGAAAGAAATGCCCTCAATACCCCTGTTCCCACTCCGTATTCAAACACATAAAAAATATTTTCTATTGTAGCAAAACCAAGTGATGAAGAAACGCAATAAACAATACCATCCATAACCTCGTCAAATTCAATTTTTTTATAAACACACATTTTGACGACCAGAAATTTTAGAATTTCCTCAGTTGGTGCAACAAGAACAAACGCCATTAAAAATGCGTTAAGCATTTTATAAGGGGTCGCATTGAATAGCGGCTCAAGTAACCCTTCAATTATCATTCCGGGTATAACCATCAACGCACCTAAAAAATAAATGCCTATGATATATTTTTTAGGCTCGGGCTCGTACTTATCACGGTGGTAAAAATACCAGAAAAGAAAAAGACAGGGTGCAACCGCAATAATTAAGAGTAGCACAAACATCGATAATATTATCTAAGATTTTAACTATGTCAATATAATGTTTGACTTGACTTGAGAATAGATTAGCATAAAATAAAAAATTATGAAATTCAATAAAAAAATTTCAAAAATCAGGGCAATACTCTTTGACCTTGATGGTGTACTCGTGGATACATATAAAGTCTGGTATAAGCTTTTCAATCAGACATTAAAACATTTTGGATACAAACCTATAAATCTGAAGACCTTCGCCCAAAACTGGGGACAAAGCACCGAAGAAGATGTAAGAATATTTATGCCCGATGTAAAGATTAATGATGTTGTAGAATATTTC encodes:
- a CDS encoding PTS sugar transporter subunit IIB, with the protein product MFILRIDDRLIHGQVVAGWARPLGIEELIIASDTISKDAWVCNAYRLAVPENISFHCYDIEGCVQYLKDGVDKKRIMVVVEKPVDAYNLVKNDLKVNEIYIGGLGYREGARSIVPYIYLTPEDIEFLVKIHEMGIKIVGKQLPNSQPVDVMKKLTGV
- a CDS encoding PrsW family glutamic-type intramembrane protease; the protein is MFVLLLIIAVAPCLFLFWYFYHRDKYEPEPKKYIIGIYFLGALMVIPGMIIEGLLEPLFNATPYKMLNAFLMAFVLVAPTEEILKFLVVKMCVYKKIEFDEVMDGIVYCVSSSLGFATIENIFYVFEYGVGTGVLRAFLSVPGHAFFGALMGYYIGMAKLDKLKEKRYIFLGVFYAILTHGFFDFLLFTKTVLALLVIVLVIILGFLTKGNLKKAEMQSKSRLENNSVTS
- a CDS encoding alpha-amylase/4-alpha-glucanotransferase domain-containing protein: MIRLALYIHNHQPVGNFDQVFQFAYEHSYLPLIKTLLKYPKVKFGIHNSGSLCEWLIKNHPEYFDYLREALNKNQAEILVSAYSEPILSLIPSKDVVEQIKYFKDYIYKLLGVETSGLWLTERVWEPGLIPLLVDAGIDYTLLDDTHFLYAGLSEEDLKSYFITEDNGKVLRLFPISMKLRYLIPFHPVDEVKNYLKEAGNAENCILKVLGDDGEKFGVWPGTYNWVYKEQWLEKFLDFLSNEDSVETVHLRDIIKKELPAGRIYIPTASYEEMGEWVLPLKAGKNYVELKRNVDQRFYHLIHGGYFKNFLSRYSEANLMHKRMLYVSKNIKDDIDAKLSLWRGQCSCAYWHGIFGGLYLPHLREAVYKNLIEAESHNVKVGLEKLDFDVDGKEEIILSTHALFCIIKPDTGSLIEIDDRKRLKNLTNYITRRREKYHELIPQSRDEGEVRSIHEVVRSKGKDLDKYLVYDKYERAFGIDHNIKEMPTKEDFYYQKNFGEIVTYQLTECKTFEIILSNESLNLKKTIKVDEQRAIIQLKYEGWVKNLGVEFSMGIFNPDLKVNDKYSLYELQEISDIDYFTIQGKDLNPIKFNASEKFILLTYPIETISSSESGFEKIFQGFSMLLIFSKPPAIKIEL
- the gcvT gene encoding glycine cleavage system aminomethyltransferase GcvT, with translation MAKKTPFYEKHLQYNGKIVEFAGFFMPIQFEGIIPEHETVRTGVGVFDVSHMGEIEITGPDRLQFVNYITTNDVSRLALNQVQYSAMLYQDAGIVDDLLVYNLKDRILLVVNAANTEKDYQWILQNKKFNVEIKNLSDNIGQLAIQGPKSELLLQKIVDFNLSELKYYWAAETKIRGISILLSRTGYTGEDGFEIYMSANDGLKIWDIVFDAGKEFNVKPVGLGARDTLRFEMRYCLYGNDIDKTTNPLEAGLGWIVKFDKGDFIGRDALIKIKESGLKRKLVGFEVIEKGIPRPHQKIYTNDNEIGFVTSGTFSPSLKKGIGMGYVGTTYSEPGTKFFVMAKEPIPVEVIKGPFYKKGTHK
- the recR gene encoding recombination mediator RecR produces the protein MPLLDDLIEKLQWLPGIGKKTAQRLAFFLQKMDVSRVKELADAILKARLELKECSICHNLGETDPCEICSAPNRNGETICVVEQPADVMVIEKIGEYKGLYHILHGVISPIDNVGPEDLRIKSLLERIQKQKVNEIIIATNPTTEGDVTALYIAKLLKPLNIKVTRIARGLPTGSDLGLADGTTILRAFEGRSEL
- the gcvH gene encoding glycine cleavage system protein GcvH translates to MANIIEGLKYTREHEWAKIEGNVAITGITDYAQSELSDIVMVEPPKVGTQIKAGEAIGTIEAVKAVSDLFAPVSGEVIEVNEKVIKEPAIINRDPYNEGWIYKIKINNPAELDSLLSAEQYKELIAGH
- the gcvPA gene encoding aminomethyl-transferring glycine dehydrogenase subunit GcvPA is translated as MHYLPLTPEDEKKILNRLGVGSFEELINRIIPPEIQFKGKIGLPSEVSEIEVRRILHSLAGMNYNTFDFISFLGAGVYDHYIPAIVDSIISRSEFYTAYTPYQAEVSQGTLQTIFEYQSVVCELTKMEVANASMYDGGSALAEACHMACSINNRKKIILSALIHPFYQKVVGTYTKECGVEIIIAPQKDGVTDIDTLRNLIDENTACVAIQIPNFYGILESPQEISELAHKKGALFISVVDPLSLGIISPPGDYNADIAVGEGQGLGIAQGFGGPLLGIFATKMEFVRFMPGRVVGETVDIEGKRGFVLTLQTREQHIRREKATSNICTNEALCALSSLIFLCSLGKQGIVEIGNQCLAKSHYLYDRLREIKGIRTVYNREFFKEFVIQTDKNAREIVDKLLEYKIFAGVPLSIFNKNLQNQLLIAVTEKRTKEELDRFVDLLKKVI
- a CDS encoding TIGR00282 family metallophosphoesterase — encoded protein: MSRIIIVKLLFIGDIIGEPGRKKVVQSLPALIKKEDISFTIAQGENLAGGIGITENTAKEILNCGVDCITTGNHIWKYKEIFKYLNSETRILRPANYPEGVPGKGYNIFEKMGTKIGVINLEGRVFMRPLEDPFRTGKRIIEEIQKQTKNIFIDFHAEATSEKRALALYLCDYVTGIIGTHTHIQTADEQIIDNKCAYITDAGMVGSSDSIIGVNKEEIIKFFLFQLPQKFKVAKGNILGNGVIINFDETTGIAKEIKRLIF
- a CDS encoding PTS sugar transporter subunit IIC, with the translated sequence MTVILLTLLGALILLDKYAVGEFGVSQPIVAGAIIGALCGDVQIGIFIGALFQMVFLANLPIGKDVPPDAQAAGIAGCGSYFLLRDSTQNEPNLIIVFLIGILVSVLGNYLDIIVRRINESLFYRFLRKHNNLYICHFGGIITAFLRGVFLLLPIFFLVSILKFPGSGTGFNKEFLLIVIVSLGIANGIYLYFKRQSFYFLVIGVLCALAYFVF